TTATGAACATGAGCAATTTATGGAGTTCACCATTGAACCGAATACTGGCGAGATTCCTTCAACAACATTTGACGAACATGTTTTAATTGGTGGCGAGTATTTTGACGTTTTAAAAGGAACCTATAAACTGAAACAAATCTCACCTTCAACTTTTGAACTCCAGCTCTGGAGCGAGTTTGAACTGAACACTTCCTTCAACTGGTATTCCGAATTTTGGGCACGACTTATAATGAAGGACATTCAGAACAACATACTGAAAGTAATTAAGAAACGAGCCGAAAAAAAGATTCTAACAAACGCTGATGAATGAATGGGGTTTCATCAGTCAGGACAGATGGGCGGTACTTGGAAAGTCAGCCACAATTTGTAAATTTATTTATGGCTGTGGCTGTGTGCGGATGGCAAGTTTGGTTGTTTCTAAACCCCACTCATCATAGCTAGGCGTTACTTTGAATTGCAGTTTCAAACAACTTTCATCACTTATTCGTATATTTACATTATGAGTAGAGAAGAAGTAAAATCAGAAATCAATAAGATGCTAGAGAGCATCCCTGAAGAAGCTTTACAGGAAGTTTTTGACTACTTAAAGTCTGTCAAGAACAAATCTACAGATTCAATTTCATTATCTAAAAATCTCCGGACAATACTAACTGAAGACAAAGAGCTATTAGAAAGATTGGCTAAATGATCTCCGAGGAAGAAGCTGCCGAAATTCACGATATCTTAATCGACAAATTTGGCGGATCAAGAGGTATCCGTGACAAAGAATTATTGAATTCAGCTGTAAATCGTCCCTACCAAACATTTGATGGAAAAGAGCTCTATCCCACAGCAATTGACAAAGCCGCTGCAATTCTTGAAAGTATAGTGAAAAATCATCCATTTTCTGATGGTAATAAAAGGACTGGATACGTTTTATCAAGACTTATGATAATGAATGATAAGCTCGATATTTATGCAGATCAAGACGAAAAATATGACTTGGTTATTTCAGTTTCAAAAGGCGAGAAAGATTTCGAACAGATAAAAGATTGGCTTGAAAAACACTCAAGGTAACAAGATATAAAACCCATTTGCTAACCACCCGGTGGCAAAGTGTCTGCTAAATACCCCGTAATTTATGCTTGCTTTTCATAGCTGGCAACCAAGGATAATGCTTTGGCAAACTCTGGAGTCTAGTTATTCTAAGCTTTTGCAATTAATGAAGGGTATCAGTTTGGGGAGAAAGCATAAATTACTACTTTCAGTATTCCATAGACCAGTAAAACAAACGGGTTTTTACACGCGCCCCTTAGCAATCAAAATGAAAATTGAAATCAATAAGACATTCAAACTAAAGAAAGGAGAAATTTCATTTGACCCAAGTGGACTGAAAATTTCAGATAACTCTAAGAAACAAAATCTAATGCAATTATTAAGCTCGGGTATGTGGACGATTTATGGAGTAATATCTGTATTTAGATATTTTAAAACGGGCGACCAATTTTTACTCTGGTCAGGTTTGTTTATTGGTTTAGCTCATTTGGTGCTTTTCTCCTTAAATCTATTTCGGTCAAACAAGAATGTAATTTTATTTGACGACATAAAGTCTATAAAAGTTGGAGAGCGGTTCAGCAATAAAGTATTAGACATTAGATTAAAAAACAATAGACTTCGAAGAGTTACTGGCGTACAAAATTCGCAAGAACTTGACGACTATATAAATCAAATATTGAGAACAAGATAGATCGAGGTTGTTAGCATTCTTTTAAAAATCATGGCTGTTATGAGGTTAATGTGATTTCATTTTACCGTAGACGGCACGGTAAACTGCAGGATTTACTTTTTTATGAAAATTAATCTAAAGAATATAATCCTACCAATTACCTCGGTATTTAACTTAAATTTTTATAATTTTAATAGGCTACGAATTTATTGACTGGCTTGATGAATTAAAAACCAGACGAAATGAAAAGGGTATTGAACATACTGATACTTATACCATTTTTTAGTTTTTCTCAAGGAGGTAATCAACCAATTATTGACATGCATCTTCATGATTATACGGAGCAAACTTATTACACAGCTCCAGCGCCTGATGGTGTCATGTCCCCAAAAGACTATCAAACTTATAGGTTTGAATTGCTGAAAGTTCTCCATAAATACAATGTTAAAAAAGCGGTCGTCAGCACTATCGGGGGCGCAAATAAATTGGATAAGGAGGGAATTTTTATCCCAGGCTATTATACAAATAGTCCACCAGAGGATACGATTGCTTTTAGGCAACTAATTGAATCTGGCGAACTGAAAGTATTTGGAGAAATCGGAGCTGCCTACGATGGACTTGCATTGTCAGATCCCAAATTTGAGCCCTTTTTAAAAATTTGCGAACGATATGATATTCCAGTAGCTGTTCACACTGGAGGAGGACCAGCTGATATTACTTATAGATGTTGTCCGAATTTTAGAATTAAATTTGGTGACCCCTATTTAATTGAGGATGTCCTCGCTAAATTCCCAAATTTGAGAATTTATATGATGCATGCAGGGGAAGTTTTTTATGAAAATGCCCTACGGTTGATGCTTCAATATTCCCAATTGTATACTGATTTAGGTGTTATTCTCTGGGTTCACGAGCAACCGAAGGATTTTGCGGAGCAATTTTTAAGGAATGCGAAAAAATATGGGCTAATTGACCGGGTTATGTTTGGCTCCGACCAGATGGTGTGGCCGCATGCCATTGAAAAAAGTATAAACGAGTTAAATAGTTATAGTTTTCTTACTGAAGAGGACAAAAAGAAAATATTTTACGATAATGCTGTTAACTTTTTACAATTAGAAGAATGATAGCATGAAATATTTTAGAGTAAGCTGAGTTAGATTCATAATTTAGGATTTAGGACTGCTGTACATAGAGAGTTGCAATTAAAAGTTTTCAATGCAATAGCAGACTATATCGAGATAAAACACAGAATATTGGATTTAATGAAAATCTGAATTTCTAAAAAAGTTGAACCCAGATTAATAGAAATGGCAGTTATAGGATTTAAGAGTACGTCTTATCGTATACATGCTTTTCAGAGCATTGGAAATGAAACTTTCCAGAAAGTCTTCACTTTTCGCCTCGGTGTTACAAGAAGCAACTTTTTTTCAATATGACCTACCCAGAAATTACTCGTACAATAACTAAAATAAAGAAAGCTGACCTGGCGCTTCGACAACAACTTGTGGACAAAGGCCAGCTAGGGGAAAGTTATGATAAAGAAATGGAAGAGCTGCATTACAAGAATGCAAGGATTCTAGATGAAATTATAGATACAATTGGTTATCCGACCCCTGAGAAAGTGGGCGAAGAAGCATCTGAAGCCAGCTGGTTGATCATTCAACATTCAATTAGTCGGCCCGACTTCATGCGGAAGTGTGCACAGCTACTCGAAAATGAAGTTAAGGCAAAAAAGGCTAACCCAAAGAATTTAGCTTACCTGACCGACAGGATAGCGGTTTTGGAGGGTAATCCACAACACTACGGCACTCAATTTGATTGGAGCGAGGAGAGGCAATTAAGTCCAAATAGAGTTGATAATTGGGCTCAAGTAAACGAACGAAGAAAATCGATTGGGCTAAACACGCTGGAACAGCAAACGGAGGTAATTAGAAAGCAAGCCAGATTGGAAAATAATGTTCCCCCAGCTGATTTTGAAAAAAGAAAGCAAGAAATGGACAACTGGAGGCAGAAGGTGGGCTGGATAAAGTAGGATGGATAGTTTTCTAATGGGTTCCTAAATTCCCCATATTTGTTGCTAGTGAAAGCAATTGCAAACGTGTTTTTAGAATGAAAACTAAGAAGTACTATGATTTTTAGCTTTTGATATTAAAATACCTTATTTATCAAAGAAGTAAACAGTAATCAAAGATTCTCATTTATATATGAAAATGGGTCAACTTAAATTGTGGGTGAATTGAATGGTCAATATTTCAAACTTCCAGGCGAATTCGTCTGGCCTAAGCATGAACGAAAAGAGGAGCAAGTCGTGATTATCCTTTTGACTGCAGTTTCTAATATAAATAGCTGCCATATTGGAGACGCAATGTTCAAATAAATGAAAGAGATAGCCTTTTTTAGGATAGCTCGACAAGAAGGAATTGTAGAGCAGTGTTTTATTTGCAAGAATTGTGAATCATAAGAAAAAAGATTTTAATTTACCGTAACAATTAGTCTATACATCTAAGGTATTCACATGTGGAATTTAAAATATATCCTCTATTCATTATTAGCTGTAGTTTTCACTTTTTTAATTCATGAGTTCTCGCATTGGATGATGGGAGAATTGCTTGGATATGAAATGAGAATGACTCTCAATACCGCCTATCCTGAAATTAGGAAGTATTATCATGACTGGCACTTTCAATTGATCAGTTCAGTTGGTCCGATTATTTCCCTTGTTCAGGCGATTATTTTTTACTTATTACTAAAGAAGTATTCAAACTATAACCTTTATCCATTTCTATTTACGTGTTTTTATATGGCTGTTCTATCAGGTGCATTGAGTTTTATAGGTAAAAATCCAAATGACTTAGGAAGAATAGGTATTTATCTTAATATTGGATCTGCCACTTTACATATCTTCTATATCATAATAAATTTTCTACTTGTTTATTTCATCTCCAAAAAACAGCATTATGGTTGGAAATTTAATTTAATCACCTATTTGATTATAACAGTATTCACATCTATATGGATATTGACAAATCAAGCTTTAAAGATAGTGCTTCTTTAGCGAATAAGATTCCAGCTATGGGAAAGAACTTGGTAATACAGCTTAGAAGAGGGGTTAAGCCTTTTTTCATACTAATATGAGACCTTTTTCCTACCCAATTCTTTATTTTTATAAAGTGAAGTCTAATAGTTTTGACAAAATGATTGTTAAACTTTTAATTATGTAGTCATGAAAAATCACAGTCTAGTTTTATTTACTTTCCTTCTAATGTGTTTAATAACATTTTATGGACAATCTCAGAACAATGGTGTTTCTATTTCAAATAAGTCACAGACCTCGCTGGATCTGCAGAGAAGTATTATTTTGGAAAACGACTCAGAGTCAAAAGAGATAATCATAAATATTTCAGAAAATACCATCAGATTTGACCTTATAATTAGCACATCTGTTTCGGGTGGACAGCTTTTAATTGAATTCTACAGTCCGGATAACAAGAAGCAAGGGAACTTCACAGTGGGAACACAGCTTAATTCAATAAAGAGAGAAATGGCGAAGGGTACGATTAGGAAGTCCTTAAATGAACCGCAGGCAGGACAGTGGAAAATACAGATAATTCCTACCGAAGCAAGTGGTGAAATAGAGATTCAGGCACGTACGGAAAATTAATTGTAGACAGTATGCTAGGTAGGTATGTTATAGTATTTTCTATTTGCTTTATTCTAAATCCTATGAGTATGTTAGGTCTAGAGAAATCAGAAGTTGAAATATCGGGAAAGTTAACGATAGATGACTCTTGGGATTCTAAGATTTACTTATCTCATATACCTACGTTTGATGATATGTATTTGATGTCGAATGAAATGATTTTGGCAGCGGCTACCATTGACAGTCTTGGCTACTTCCAATTCCATTTAGATTTCTTACCTAAATCAGATAATCTCTACAGGCTTCACCTCATTAAAAAAGGGGATAGCCGCGCAACATTGATAATTGGAGGGAAAAATGAAAACCACTTGTTCATCATTGCAAACAGCGAGAGTAATCTTGAATTAATCAATACATCTAAAAACCCACCATTTAGACAGGTCAGTTTCATGCGATCAAGTAGTAATTCTGATTTTCAGAAAGTGACGCAGTTGCTTTTTTTTGCGGATAGTATCGCTTCTGAAAGTTCTGCATCAAAGCGTGCCTTGCTTGAATCAGAATTGCAGAAGGATTTGCAGCTGATTGCAGATACTTCAAATAACTTACTAGTTTCACTTTATGCACTTTATAATAGTGACCTTAATTCAAGAAATTCTTCGAATATTGAGTTTTTAGAAACTTATTTTAGTAAGTGGGACAATACAGATAGTGAATACCTCAAGGCTTTTCGGAGTGAATTGCCAGTTAAAGATCAAAGCTCAAATTCTTATTTACTTGTTGTCACTATTGTATTGATGTCCACGGTTATCGGATTTTTAATCTTCAGGACAAGATTTAAAAAAGCTAGTGATTTAGAAAAATTAAGTATCCAGGAACGAAAAATATTTGAGGTTTTGCAACAAGGGGCTAGTAACCAAGAGATCTCTGACCATTTCAATATTGGTTTGAGCACAGTGAAATCGCACCTCAGCAGTATTTATTCAAAATTGAATGTGAAATCAAGGAAAGATATTGTTGATTTGAAGTAATAAAAAGTGATAGGAAAGCATACCTGGCTGGTTTAATAATTGGTATCTGGTAATTAATAGTGAGATTTTTTATTAACCATGTCTTGCTTATTTTTGCGAAAAATAAAGTGCTAATGACTAAATTTTCAGATTACTGTAAACAGCTTATATTTTCTTTAAGTTTTCTACTAGCCATGCTATCAAGTGTAGGAAGTAATGCCCAATTAACTGAATACAGAGCTTTTAAATTTGATTTTGCAGAACAGTTTGATCCATTGTCGGAGAAACAAATGGCTGAAGAAATTAAGAGTATTCAACTATTGCAAGAAAACC
This is a stretch of genomic DNA from Marivirga harenae. It encodes these proteins:
- a CDS encoding response regulator transcription factor, with the protein product MLGLEKSEVEISGKLTIDDSWDSKIYLSHIPTFDDMYLMSNEMILAAATIDSLGYFQFHLDFLPKSDNLYRLHLIKKGDSRATLIIGGKNENHLFIIANSESNLELINTSKNPPFRQVSFMRSSSNSDFQKVTQLLFFADSIASESSASKRALLESELQKDLQLIADTSNNLLVSLYALYNSDLNSRNSSNIEFLETYFSKWDNTDSEYLKAFRSELPVKDQSSNSYLLVVTIVLMSTVIGFLIFRTRFKKASDLEKLSIQERKIFEVLQQGASNQEISDHFNIGLSTVKSHLSSIYSKLNVKSRKDIVDLK
- a CDS encoding type II toxin-antitoxin system death-on-curing family toxin → MISEEEAAEIHDILIDKFGGSRGIRDKELLNSAVNRPYQTFDGKELYPTAIDKAAAILESIVKNHPFSDGNKRTGYVLSRLMIMNDKLDIYADQDEKYDLVISVSKGEKDFEQIKDWLEKHSR
- a CDS encoding DUF6624 domain-containing protein, with protein sequence MTYPEITRTITKIKKADLALRQQLVDKGQLGESYDKEMEELHYKNARILDEIIDTIGYPTPEKVGEEASEASWLIIQHSISRPDFMRKCAQLLENEVKAKKANPKNLAYLTDRIAVLEGNPQHYGTQFDWSEERQLSPNRVDNWAQVNERRKSIGLNTLEQQTEVIRKQARLENNVPPADFEKRKQEMDNWRQKVGWIK
- a CDS encoding amidohydrolase family protein, with the protein product MKRVLNILILIPFFSFSQGGNQPIIDMHLHDYTEQTYYTAPAPDGVMSPKDYQTYRFELLKVLHKYNVKKAVVSTIGGANKLDKEGIFIPGYYTNSPPEDTIAFRQLIESGELKVFGEIGAAYDGLALSDPKFEPFLKICERYDIPVAVHTGGGPADITYRCCPNFRIKFGDPYLIEDVLAKFPNLRIYMMHAGEVFYENALRLMLQYSQLYTDLGVILWVHEQPKDFAEQFLRNAKKYGLIDRVMFGSDQMVWPHAIEKSINELNSYSFLTEEDKKKIFYDNAVNFLQLEE